The Chiroxiphia lanceolata isolate bChiLan1 chromosome 12, bChiLan1.pri, whole genome shotgun sequence genome window below encodes:
- the MAN2C1 gene encoding alpha-mannosidase 2C1 isoform X1, giving the protein MAAPRHRRTALERVEKFVSDTYFTDCNLRGRLFGDRCPPASLSCFQTPRRISYDEAVVGEFRPAEVGESFGPTWETCWFKVELSIPLAWAGREVHFLWESDGEAMVWRDAQPVQGLTKEGEKTSYILTSSLKESEPHSLTLYVELACNGLFGAGKGSMIAPPDPDRRVTLNKAELVVFNRDVYELLVDLEILLDMARLLGEENQRSFQALYTANQMVNVCDVTDPSTFPAARDLAASIFSQRNGESQHTIHAMGHCHIDSAWLWPYEETIRKCARSWVTVVRLMERNPELTFACSQAQQFEWVRSWYPGLYAQILEFVAKGQFVPVGGTWVEMDGNLPSGESMVRQFLQGQQFFQEQFGRICTEFWLPDTFGYSAQLPQLMRGCGIQRFLTQKLSWNLVNTFPYHTFFWEGIDGSRVLTHFPPGDSYGMHGHVEEVLKTVKNNKDKGCVNHSAFLFGFGDGGGGPTQKMLDRMKRMSDTDGLPRVQISTPDQLFSVLEKESSQLCTWVGELFLELHNGTYTTQAQIKKGNRECERILHDVEVLSTLAVAQDSVFQYPASQLQRLWRLLLLNQFHDVLPGSCIQLVVEDALQYYTEIRRIGAELQEEAVQSLCRDLLQPKAGSTESTLVLNTLPWERTEVISRPGPDGTETLALVTVPSMGYALVREPLLPSQPVSVRKQEDGSITMENGVIAVCLDTMGHLTSLRLLDSEREAVPEGCYANQFALFDDVPLYWDAWDVMDYHLETRKPVTTLLKPLEITLAGGLRGSVSFSLQVGKSSTLTQEIILDATCPYLRFLTQVEWKEAHKFLKVEFPVQVRSTNATYEIQFGHVQRPTHWNTSWDWARFEVWAHKWMDLSEHGFGVALLNDCKYGASAHRNVLSLSLLRAPKSPDSTADIGHHQFTYAVMPHWGSFQEAGVIQRAYSLNFPLHTVPASSAQGPAWSAFSVSSPAIVLETVKQAEGRPEAVVVRLYEAYGSTVTAWLQTSLPVKEAMLCDLLERPAAQGTLPLGQQGLRLSFTPFCVLSVLLVLSQ; this is encoded by the exons ATGGCCGCGCCCCGCCACAGGCGCACGGCGCTGGAGCGCGTCGAGAAGTTCGTCTCCGACACCTACTTCACCGACTGCAACCTGCGGGGCAG GCTTTTTGGGGATCGCTGTCCACCGGCATCGCTCTCCTGCTTCCAGACTCCGCGGCGCATCTCTTACGATGAGGCTGTTGTGGGGGAATTCAGGCCGGCTGAAGTGGGAGAGTCCTTCGGGCCCAC GTGGGAGACGTGCTGGTTTAAGGTGGAGCTGAGCATccccctggcatgggcagggcGGGAAGTGCACTTCCTCTGGGAGAGCGATGGGGAGGCCATGGTGTGGCGAGAtgcccagcctgtccag GGATTGACTAAGGAAGGTGAGAAGACCAGCTACATCCTGACAAGCAGCCTGAAAGAGTCAGAGCCCCACAG CCTGACGCTGTACGTGGAGCTGGCCTGCAATGGGCTCTTTGGAGCTGGCAAGGGCAGCATGATTGCCCCTCCTGACCCAGACAGGAGGGTCACCCTGAACAAGGCTGAGCTGGTCGTCTTCAACAGAGATGTCTACGAACTGCTGGTAGATCTGGAAATACTGCTGGACATGGCCCGG CTTCTCGGGGAGGAAAACCAGAGGAGTTTCCAGGCACTGTACACTGCCAACCAGATGGTCAATGTGTGTGATGTTACGGACCCCTccaccttccctgctgcccGTGACCTGGCTGCGTCCATCTTCAGCCAGAGGAACGGCGAGAGCCAGCACACCATCCATGCCATGGGGCACTGCCACATTGACTCTG CCTGGCTGTGGCCCTATGAGGAGACCATCCGTAAGTGTGCTCGGAGCTGGGTCACCGTGGTCCGCCTGATGGAGCGCAACCCGGAGCTCACCTTTGCCTGCTCCCAG GCGCAGCAGTTTGAGTGGGTGCGGAGCTGGTACCCTGGGCTCTATGCACAGATTCTGGAATTCGTGGCCAAGGGGCAGTTCGTTCCTGTTGGAGGCACCTGGGTGGAAATG GACGGGAACCTGCCCAGTGGGGAGTCCATGGTGCGGCAGTTCCTCCAGGGACAGCAGTTCTTCCAGGAGCAGTTTGGCCGAATCTGCACAGAG TTCTGGCTGCCGGACACGTTTGGATACTcagcccagctgccccagctgaTGCGTGGCTGTGGGATTCAGAGGTTCCTCACACAGAAGCTCAGCTGGAACCTTGTGAATACCTTCCCG TATCACACCTTCTTCTGGGAAGGCATTGACGGTTCCCGAGTCCTGACCCATTTCCCTCCTGGTGACTCCTATGGGATGCATGGGCATGTGGAGGAG GTGCTGAAGACAGTGAAGAACAACAAGGACAAAGGATGTGTGAACCACAGCGCGTTCCTCTTCGGCTTTGGAGATGGAGGAGGGGGCCCCACACAGAAGATGCTGGATAGGATGAAGAGAATGAGTGACACAGATGGGCTGCCAAG GGTGCAGATCTCAACTCCTGACCAGCTCTTTTCTGTCCTGGAGAAGGAGTCATCACAGCTGTGCACCTGGGTGGGAGAGCTCTTCCTCGAGCTGCACAATGGCACATACACCACCCAGGCCCAG ATAAAGAAGGGGAATCGAGAGTGTGAGAGGATACTCCATGACGTCGAAGTGCTCAGCACCTTGGCTGTGGCACAGGACAGTGTGTTCCAGTACCCTGCCAGCCAACTGCAGCGGCTCTGGAG GTTATTGCTACTCAACCAGTTCCACGATGTCCTGCCAGGCAGCTGTATCCAGCTCGTGGTTGAGGATGCCCTGCAATACTACACAG AGATCCGCAGGAttggtgctgagctgcaggaggaggctgtgcaGTCCCTGTGCAGGGATCTGCTGCAGCCCAAGGCAGGGAGCACTGAAAGCACCCTTGTGTTGAACACTTTGCCCTGGGAACGCACCGAGGTGATCTCCAGGCCTGGGCCAGATGGAACAGAGACTTTGG CTCTCGTGACAGTCCCCAGCATGGGCTATGCTCTAGTGAGGGAGCCATTGCTGCCCTCTCAGCCTGTGTCAGTGAGGAAGCAG GAGGATGGCTCCATTACCATGGAGAATGGGGTGATTGCTGTCTGCCTGGACACGATGGGACACCTGACCTCACTTCGGCTGCTGGACTCCGAGAG AGAGGCAGTCCCAGAGGGCTGCTATGCAAACCAGTTTGCACTCTTTGATGATGTTCCCCTCTACTGGGATGCCTGGGATGTGATGGATTATCACTTGGAAACCAG GAAGCCAGTGACCACACTGCTGAAGCCTCTGGAAATCACCCTGGCTGGGGGCCTGCGAGGAAGTGTGAGCTTCTCCCTGCAGGTCGGGAAAAGCAGCACCTTAACCCAGGAGATCATCCTGGATGCCACGTGCCCGTACCTCCGCTTCCTGACCCAG GTTGAGTGGAAGGAGGCTCACAAGTTCCTGAAGGTGGAGTTCCCTGTGCAGGTCCGGAGCACAAACGCCACCTACGAGATCCAGTTTGGCCACGTGCAGCGGCCAACACACTGGAACACGTCCTGGGACTGGGCTCGGTTCGAG GTGTGGGCTCACAAGTGGATGGATCTCTCTGAGCACGGCTTCGGGGTGGCTCTGCTGAACGACTGCAAATACGGGGCATCAGCCCACAGGAACGTCCTCAGCCTCTCTCT GCTGAGAGCACCCAAGTCCCCTGATTCCACAGCAGACATTGGGCACCACCAGTTCACCTACGCTGTGATGCCTCACTGGG GTTCCTTCCAGGAGGCTGGTGTGATTCAGCGTGCCTACAGCTTGAATTTCCCCCTCCACACGgtcccagccagctctgcccagggccCAGCCTGGAGTGCCTTTTCTGTCAGCTCACCTGCCATCGTGCTGGAGACTGTCAAGCAG GCTGAGGGCAGACCTGAAGCCGTGGTGGTTCGGCTCTACGAGGCGTATGGCAGCACGGTTACTGCCTGGCTCCAGACCTCCCTCCCCGTTAAGGAGGCGATGCT CTGCGACCTCCTGGAGCGGCCAGCTGCACAGGGCACCCTgcccctggggcagcagggctTGAGGCTCTCCTTCACACCCTTCTGCGTGCTCTCTGTCCTCTTGGTCTTGAGCCAGTGA
- the MAN2C1 gene encoding alpha-mannosidase 2C1 isoform X2, with protein sequence MAAPRHRRTALERVEKFVSDTYFTDCNLRGRLFGDRCPPASLSCFQTPRRISYDEAVVGEFRPAEVGESFGPTWETCWFKVELSIPLAWAGREVHFLWESDGEAMVWRDAQPVQGLTKEGEKTSYILTSSLKESEPHSLTLYVELACNGLFGAGKGSMIAPPDPDRRVTLNKAELVVFNRDVYELLVDLEILLDMARLLGEENQRSFQALYTANQMVNVCDVTDPSTFPAARDLAASIFSQRNGESQHTIHAMGHCHIDSAWLWPYEETIRKCARSWVTVVRLMERNPELTFACSQAQQFEWVRSWYPGLYAQILEFVAKGQFVPVGGTWVEMDGNLPSGESMVRQFLQGQQFFQEQFGRICTEFWLPDTFGYSAQLPQLMRGCGIQRFLTQKLSWNLVNTFPYHTFFWEGIDGSRVLTHFPPGDSYGMHGHVEEVLKTVKNNKDKGCVNHSAFLFGFGDGGGGPTQKMLDRMKRMSDTDGLPRVQISTPDQLFSVLEKESSQLCTWVGELFLELHNGTYTTQAQIKKGNRECERILHDVEVLSTLAVAQDSVFQYPASQLQRLWRLLLLNQFHDVLPGSCIQLVVEDALQYYTEIRRIGAELQEEAVQSLCRDLLQPKAGSTESTLVLNTLPWERTEVISRPGPDGTETLALVTVPSMGYALVREPLLPSQPVSVRKQEDGSITMENGVIAVCLDTMGHLTSLRLLDSEREAVPEGCYANQFALFDDVPLYWDAWDVMDYHLETRKPVTTLLKPLEITLAGGLRGSVSFSLQVGKSSTLTQEIILDATCPYLRFLTQVEWKEAHKFLKVEFPVQVRSTNATYEIQFGHVQRPTHWNTSWDWARFEVWAHKWMDLSEHGFGVALLNDCKYGASAHRNVLSLSLLRAPKSPDSTADIGHHQFTYAVMPHWGSFQEAGVIQRAYSLNFPLHTVPASSAQGPAWSAFSVSSPAIVLETVKQAG encoded by the exons ATGGCCGCGCCCCGCCACAGGCGCACGGCGCTGGAGCGCGTCGAGAAGTTCGTCTCCGACACCTACTTCACCGACTGCAACCTGCGGGGCAG GCTTTTTGGGGATCGCTGTCCACCGGCATCGCTCTCCTGCTTCCAGACTCCGCGGCGCATCTCTTACGATGAGGCTGTTGTGGGGGAATTCAGGCCGGCTGAAGTGGGAGAGTCCTTCGGGCCCAC GTGGGAGACGTGCTGGTTTAAGGTGGAGCTGAGCATccccctggcatgggcagggcGGGAAGTGCACTTCCTCTGGGAGAGCGATGGGGAGGCCATGGTGTGGCGAGAtgcccagcctgtccag GGATTGACTAAGGAAGGTGAGAAGACCAGCTACATCCTGACAAGCAGCCTGAAAGAGTCAGAGCCCCACAG CCTGACGCTGTACGTGGAGCTGGCCTGCAATGGGCTCTTTGGAGCTGGCAAGGGCAGCATGATTGCCCCTCCTGACCCAGACAGGAGGGTCACCCTGAACAAGGCTGAGCTGGTCGTCTTCAACAGAGATGTCTACGAACTGCTGGTAGATCTGGAAATACTGCTGGACATGGCCCGG CTTCTCGGGGAGGAAAACCAGAGGAGTTTCCAGGCACTGTACACTGCCAACCAGATGGTCAATGTGTGTGATGTTACGGACCCCTccaccttccctgctgcccGTGACCTGGCTGCGTCCATCTTCAGCCAGAGGAACGGCGAGAGCCAGCACACCATCCATGCCATGGGGCACTGCCACATTGACTCTG CCTGGCTGTGGCCCTATGAGGAGACCATCCGTAAGTGTGCTCGGAGCTGGGTCACCGTGGTCCGCCTGATGGAGCGCAACCCGGAGCTCACCTTTGCCTGCTCCCAG GCGCAGCAGTTTGAGTGGGTGCGGAGCTGGTACCCTGGGCTCTATGCACAGATTCTGGAATTCGTGGCCAAGGGGCAGTTCGTTCCTGTTGGAGGCACCTGGGTGGAAATG GACGGGAACCTGCCCAGTGGGGAGTCCATGGTGCGGCAGTTCCTCCAGGGACAGCAGTTCTTCCAGGAGCAGTTTGGCCGAATCTGCACAGAG TTCTGGCTGCCGGACACGTTTGGATACTcagcccagctgccccagctgaTGCGTGGCTGTGGGATTCAGAGGTTCCTCACACAGAAGCTCAGCTGGAACCTTGTGAATACCTTCCCG TATCACACCTTCTTCTGGGAAGGCATTGACGGTTCCCGAGTCCTGACCCATTTCCCTCCTGGTGACTCCTATGGGATGCATGGGCATGTGGAGGAG GTGCTGAAGACAGTGAAGAACAACAAGGACAAAGGATGTGTGAACCACAGCGCGTTCCTCTTCGGCTTTGGAGATGGAGGAGGGGGCCCCACACAGAAGATGCTGGATAGGATGAAGAGAATGAGTGACACAGATGGGCTGCCAAG GGTGCAGATCTCAACTCCTGACCAGCTCTTTTCTGTCCTGGAGAAGGAGTCATCACAGCTGTGCACCTGGGTGGGAGAGCTCTTCCTCGAGCTGCACAATGGCACATACACCACCCAGGCCCAG ATAAAGAAGGGGAATCGAGAGTGTGAGAGGATACTCCATGACGTCGAAGTGCTCAGCACCTTGGCTGTGGCACAGGACAGTGTGTTCCAGTACCCTGCCAGCCAACTGCAGCGGCTCTGGAG GTTATTGCTACTCAACCAGTTCCACGATGTCCTGCCAGGCAGCTGTATCCAGCTCGTGGTTGAGGATGCCCTGCAATACTACACAG AGATCCGCAGGAttggtgctgagctgcaggaggaggctgtgcaGTCCCTGTGCAGGGATCTGCTGCAGCCCAAGGCAGGGAGCACTGAAAGCACCCTTGTGTTGAACACTTTGCCCTGGGAACGCACCGAGGTGATCTCCAGGCCTGGGCCAGATGGAACAGAGACTTTGG CTCTCGTGACAGTCCCCAGCATGGGCTATGCTCTAGTGAGGGAGCCATTGCTGCCCTCTCAGCCTGTGTCAGTGAGGAAGCAG GAGGATGGCTCCATTACCATGGAGAATGGGGTGATTGCTGTCTGCCTGGACACGATGGGACACCTGACCTCACTTCGGCTGCTGGACTCCGAGAG AGAGGCAGTCCCAGAGGGCTGCTATGCAAACCAGTTTGCACTCTTTGATGATGTTCCCCTCTACTGGGATGCCTGGGATGTGATGGATTATCACTTGGAAACCAG GAAGCCAGTGACCACACTGCTGAAGCCTCTGGAAATCACCCTGGCTGGGGGCCTGCGAGGAAGTGTGAGCTTCTCCCTGCAGGTCGGGAAAAGCAGCACCTTAACCCAGGAGATCATCCTGGATGCCACGTGCCCGTACCTCCGCTTCCTGACCCAG GTTGAGTGGAAGGAGGCTCACAAGTTCCTGAAGGTGGAGTTCCCTGTGCAGGTCCGGAGCACAAACGCCACCTACGAGATCCAGTTTGGCCACGTGCAGCGGCCAACACACTGGAACACGTCCTGGGACTGGGCTCGGTTCGAG GTGTGGGCTCACAAGTGGATGGATCTCTCTGAGCACGGCTTCGGGGTGGCTCTGCTGAACGACTGCAAATACGGGGCATCAGCCCACAGGAACGTCCTCAGCCTCTCTCT GCTGAGAGCACCCAAGTCCCCTGATTCCACAGCAGACATTGGGCACCACCAGTTCACCTACGCTGTGATGCCTCACTGGG GTTCCTTCCAGGAGGCTGGTGTGATTCAGCGTGCCTACAGCTTGAATTTCCCCCTCCACACGgtcccagccagctctgcccagggccCAGCCTGGAGTGCCTTTTCTGTCAGCTCACCTGCCATCGTGCTGGAGACTGTCAAGCAGGCAG GCTGA